Genomic segment of Candidatus Thorarchaeota archaeon:
GCGTCACTACGTGAGTGGACTTGCAGAGGTTGATGTGACGGAGGCGCGGAGAATCCTGTCCGAACAGGCAGCCAGCGGCGAAGAGAAGCTCTCTTTCACAGGGTGGGTGACCAAGTGCATTGCGCAGGCTGTCAGTGAGCATAAGATTGTCCATGCCATGCGACATGGGAAGAAGCACCTCATAGTCTTTGACGACATTGATGTCTCAGTCCTTCTGGAGACGAACTTCAAGGACGGGACTATTCCAAAACCGTTGATAGTCCGGCGCGCACAGGACAAGACGGTCTCACAGATCACGAACGAAATCCGTGCTGCTCAGAGGCAGAAGCTAAGCGACTCGTGGGAACAGCTTGGCGAGGGCTCTGGTGAGCGGATAGCAAGACTTGCGAGGATATTTCCATCGCTGCCCAAGGTCTTCAGACGGATTGTCTACAGAAAGTGGAAGGACCCGTTCTTTGTCAAGAAGAACTTGGGCACCGTGCTGGTCAGCTCTGTTGGGATGTTCGCGAGGATGGGTGGCTGGGGTCTGCCGATAGGTACTCATCCCCTTGTCTTCATCTTGGGAGGGATTGGGCGAAAACCCGGTGTCGTTGAAGACCGCATTGAGATACGCGATATGCTGAGCGTCACAATGATGTTCAATCACGATGTCGTCGACGGCGCTCCAGTGGTCCGTTTTGGACAGCGACTGGCGGACCTTGTCCAGAGTGCATTTGGTCTCAGATAGGGCCTTCGAGCATGTGCTTCTGCCTGTGTCCCCGTGTGTCCGACTCTGCGTGGCTGTCGGACTGACGAGTGACGTCTACAGGTGCTTGTCGAGCCAAGCGACGAGGTCGTCGAGCACTTCCTTCCTTCGGTCGGCAGTCTCGTTGTATATCTCGTGAAACAACCCCTCGTAGACCTTGAGGGTCTTGTCCTGTGTGGACGTCATGCTGTCATGTAGCTCTCTCTCGCCCAAGACGACAACATCGCCACCACCCTTCTGAATGAGAACTGGAATCCTCAGTGTCGCTGCCTTCTTCCGAATACTCTCCATCAATCCAGTCATCGCCCGTAGCAGACCGAGCGAGGCCGAACCTGCAAAGACCAAAGGGTCTGACTTGTAAGCACTGATCACATCCTGGTCGTGTGAGAGACGTGATGGGTCGAATTCAGAGGTCATGACTTTCTTTGGTGCCAACCTCCAGGCGACCTTTATCTGCCGCAGCTGTGAGTTGCTCAAGTCCCCATATCTGATGCCAGCTCCGGACAGTATGAGCCCCTTGAGTTCGTCTTGGTACTCTGCAGCGAAGTGGACTGATATGACGGAACCGAATGAGTGGCCAAGCAGGAACACTGGTATGTTGTCGCCCTCCTTCTCTCGTACTAATGACAAGAGACTGACAAGGTCGTCAAGCAGATGCTGGCGTGACTCGACGTGTGCTCGCATCCCTTTACTCTTGCCGTGTCCACGCTGGTCATGGGCGTATACAACGTATCCCGCCGCGGTCAACGCCGTACCAACGTTACCGTACCTGCCGGAGTGCTCAGCATATCCGTGAGACACCATCAGTGCGGCTCTTGGCCTGTTCTGAGGCCGCCACACTCGGTAGAACAGCTCATGTCCATCGTCCAGTGTAACGACATTCTCGCTCATCGACTGTCTCGTCCCCAATGCTCAGACGTTCCCCTCAGGTAGTGGTGACCTGTATTTAAGCCAATTCCAGTCATTGTCAATCCATGCTGGAAAGATGCGCGGACTGTT
This window contains:
- a CDS encoding 2-oxo acid dehydrogenase subunit E2 encodes the protein MDYIGKYEEQVYPKERVIASDIFDLGMKRHYVSGLAEVDVTEARRILSEQAASGEEKLSFTGWVTKCIAQAVSEHKIVHAMRHGKKHLIVFDDIDVSVLLETNFKDGTIPKPLIVRRAQDKTVSQITNEIRAAQRQKLSDSWEQLGEGSGERIARLARIFPSLPKVFRRIVYRKWKDPFFVKKNLGTVLVSSVGMFARMGGWGLPIGTHPLVFILGGIGRKPGVVEDRIEIRDMLSVTMMFNHDVVDGAPVVRFGQRLADLVQSAFGLR
- a CDS encoding lysophospholipase, whose product is MSENVVTLDDGHELFYRVWRPQNRPRAALMVSHGYAEHSGRYGNVGTALTAAGYVVYAHDQRGHGKSKGMRAHVESRQHLLDDLVSLLSLVREKEGDNIPVFLLGHSFGSVISVHFAAEYQDELKGLILSGAGIRYGDLSNSQLRQIKVAWRLAPKKVMTSEFDPSRLSHDQDVISAYKSDPLVFAGSASLGLLRAMTGLMESIRKKAATLRIPVLIQKGGGDVVVLGERELHDSMTSTQDKTLKVYEGLFHEIYNETADRRKEVLDDLVAWLDKHL